GTGATGCCATGATTCTCATAGAATTGCAGCCATCTTTGATATGGATAGCCTTTCCTGATATTCATATACATGTAGTCAATGTGTTAGTCGCGACCAATGCTAGTTGTGCCTTTTCAGTCACTTATGCTTTGTTTATTGTTCGCAGGAAATTGGTTCTGCACCCTAATGGAGACAAGAGCAGGAATGGAGATGGCTACATATCTCTGTATTTGGTAATGGCAGACACCACTGGTTTCCCTTCTGGTTGGGAAATCAATGCCATCTTCAAGTTGTTTGTGTATGATCAACTTCAGGACAAATACTTGACATTTGGAGGTATGCCCTTCTCATGCATGCTGACAATTTTCTCTAGTAGAATGTCCATTTGTTCAAGTTACTCTTTTATTGATGTTAGATGGGAGATTGAGGCGATTCTGTGCCATAAAGAATCAATGGGGGTTTCCCCAGATGCTTCCATTAAATACTTTTAACAATGCATCAAATGGCTACTTGATTGGTGATTCCTGTGTATTTGGAGCGGAGGTTTTTGTTAGCAAAAGTGAAGGTAAAGGGGAACATTTTTCCATGATTAAGGATCCTTCAGACGGTACTTTTACTTGGGAGGTTGAATACTTCTCTGGATTGACAGAAGAATTTTATTACTCTCAAGTTTATTTGGCTGGAGGACATGAATGGTATATGCTATAAATTTTAaaccttggattttttttttttcttgtgtctATTCAGGAACCTGAATATCTAGATTCATGTTTTGCTTCCTTCTGATTTCAGGAAGTTACAGCTCTTTCCGAAGGGACATAAAAAGCAAAGGGGCAAATACTTGTCTTTGTTTTTGGAACTGGATGATTGCACCAAATCTCATACTGGATGGAAACTGTTTGTGGAATTCACACTGCGCATTAAGGATCAAGTCCAGAGCCAACACCATGAGCAAACCAGTGAGTTCACTTCATAGTCCTTTTTTCCTATTATCCCTACCCCGCAGTCAGTCTTTACTAGAACAAATGGTTATAGAGGCTGAAATTATAGTACCTTGAACAATTGGTTGTGGAGTCTGAAATTCTTGTTCCTTCATGTTTAGGGGGAGAGATAGTTATTCCCATCTGGTTCATTATATCaggccaaaaatagaaaaatctagCTTTTCTATACAACTAGGCATCAACAGTGCAACTGCAGGGGATTTTACTTGTAATGATGTATTGGCTTGGGATAAAAAAGAATCGTGTTTCTATGGATTGAGACTTGCAAATTGAGAGATAGATGCAAGGAGACGGGAACATTTTGTTACCAGTTCGAATGAAATCATTGCCATCTCGCTCATGGAAGTTTTCAAATCCTTTTCTTCTCAAGAACACAATTaagtaaaaatgaaaattgcTGAATACTTCTTGTATAATCAAGTttgcttatttattttactttttatagggACCAACATGTTCCTATTTCAGTCACTAATCTTCCATTTTTCTGGGCAGTTCATACGTGGTTCAATGCATCTGAGAATAGTTGGGGTCTGCCGAGCTTGATATCATTGAC
This DNA window, taken from Populus alba chromosome 17, ASM523922v2, whole genome shotgun sequence, encodes the following:
- the LOC118031802 gene encoding MATH domain and coiled-coil domain-containing protein At3g58400-like; protein product: MKKEFMEEETGAMEKVALDTVWEERHVAPAHYTMKIDSFSLLSDMVANSYLEQYESREFEASGYKWKLVLHPNGDKSRNGDGYISLYLVMADTTGFPSGWEINAIFKLFVYDQLQDKYLTFGDGRLRRFCAIKNQWGFPQMLPLNTFNNASNGYLIGDSCVFGAEVFVSKSEGKGEHFSMIKDPSDGTFTWEVEYFSGLTEEFYYSQVYLAGGHEWKLQLFPKGHKKQRGKYLSLFLELDDCTKSHTGWKLFVEFTLRIKDQVQSQHHEQTIHTWFNASENSWGLPSLISLTDIKNPSNNFIVNNTLIVEVVLHRLSVLKDFA